One window of Dysgonomonas mossii genomic DNA carries:
- a CDS encoding TonB-dependent receptor plug domain-containing protein has protein sequence MNQKQVNKQQAYRFKRFLRKAYSAFNSMHRLVNIGVVTGCALTCLHVSLASAQTTSNEQQQKVMEKELDEVMVTASRVEMPINQTAKLVTVITKEQIEQAPVRSIQDLLVYAANIDVIQRGGHGVQADISIRGGTFDQNAVLLNGVNLSNPHTGHYSFDIPINLSDIERIEIIHGPSALIYGASAFSGGINIITKKSADYKAYANVESGMHKLRGMEVRGVAKAGITTNSLSVGYNSSAGYIANSDYDLYNVLWQTRFRLNESKIDLQLGYNDKKYGANTFYSAKYPNQYERTSTYMGSLKGEFGSKFKIIPIVYWDRHHDQFDLIKDTDKGRNYHRNDTYGANLIFSYESRLGITSLGGELRKEDIMSSVLGKPMVEPHRKYKMYDDRTNASVAFEHTLSIEKVVLSAGVLMNHNTLLSGKYRFYPSVSATYRPVEDFNISSSWSKSTRMPTFTDLYYTTETHNGNSGLKPEKSESLDLNFKYNKSFFSAYLTGFLLWGRDMIDWVKVNATDTKWASWNLTKVDTKGLEMGVKFRLADVFPVLGEQSSVSLDYARMYQTSDAQNMISLYSLNYLRDKFTAQFHHQIYKGFSAGWYFRFQKRMGFYEKYENLVKVGNEHYPAFSTLDLKLNYKYNDLQLNLSMNNLYNTHYFDRGNIPQPGFWLMGGISYTFR, from the coding sequence ATGAATCAAAAACAAGTAAACAAACAGCAGGCTTATCGCTTTAAAAGATTTTTGCGGAAAGCCTACAGTGCATTCAACAGTATGCACAGGCTTGTTAACATTGGGGTTGTGACAGGGTGTGCACTTACATGTCTTCATGTATCGCTCGCATCTGCGCAAACTACAAGTAATGAGCAACAACAAAAAGTGATGGAGAAAGAGCTCGATGAAGTGATGGTGACGGCATCGCGGGTAGAGATGCCGATCAACCAAACTGCGAAGCTGGTAACAGTAATCACTAAAGAGCAAATAGAGCAGGCGCCCGTCCGGAGTATTCAAGACTTGTTAGTCTACGCCGCTAACATAGATGTGATTCAACGAGGCGGACATGGTGTACAAGCCGATATCTCGATCAGAGGTGGCACATTCGATCAAAACGCAGTACTTCTCAACGGAGTAAATCTCTCCAACCCCCACACAGGACACTACAGTTTCGACATTCCAATCAATCTTTCCGACATCGAACGTATCGAGATCATTCACGGCCCATCAGCCCTAATATACGGAGCCAGTGCATTTTCGGGGGGAATCAATATTATTACAAAGAAAAGTGCAGATTATAAAGCTTATGCCAATGTAGAGTCGGGCATGCACAAGTTGCGTGGCATGGAAGTCCGTGGTGTGGCAAAAGCTGGTATAACAACAAATAGTTTGTCGGTAGGCTATAACTCTTCTGCGGGTTATATAGCCAATAGCGACTATGATCTGTATAATGTGTTGTGGCAAACACGTTTCAGACTCAACGAATCTAAAATTGATTTACAATTAGGTTATAACGATAAAAAATATGGAGCTAATACTTTCTATTCGGCAAAGTATCCCAATCAGTATGAGCGTACAAGCACATATATGGGGTCTCTGAAAGGAGAGTTTGGTTCTAAATTCAAAATAATTCCCATTGTATATTGGGACAGGCATCACGATCAGTTTGATTTGATCAAGGATACCGACAAGGGGCGCAACTATCACCGGAATGACACCTACGGAGCGAATCTTATCTTTAGCTATGAATCCCGATTGGGGATTACCAGCTTGGGCGGTGAGTTGCGAAAAGAAGACATAATGAGTTCGGTATTAGGCAAACCGATGGTCGAGCCTCACCGGAAATATAAAATGTATGATGACCGCACCAATGCGAGTGTGGCATTCGAGCATACTTTAAGTATCGAAAAAGTTGTGCTTTCTGCAGGTGTTTTGATGAATCATAACACATTGTTGAGTGGTAAATATAGGTTTTACCCCTCGGTGAGCGCTACATATCGCCCTGTAGAAGACTTTAATATATCGTCATCGTGGAGCAAATCGACACGAATGCCTACTTTTACTGATCTTTATTATACAACAGAAACCCACAACGGAAACAGCGGATTGAAACCTGAGAAGTCAGAGTCTCTCGATCTTAACTTCAAATACAATAAATCGTTTTTCTCTGCATATCTGACAGGCTTTCTTCTCTGGGGACGAGATATGATAGATTGGGTGAAAGTGAATGCAACTGACACAAAATGGGCATCGTGGAATCTTACGAAAGTAGATACAAAAGGCCTTGAAATGGGTGTGAAGTTCCGATTGGCAGATGTGTTCCCTGTATTAGGCGAGCAGTCTTCCGTATCTCTTGACTATGCACGTATGTATCAGACCAGCGATGCGCAAAATATGATATCATTGTATAGCTTGAATTACTTGCGCGATAAGTTTACGGCACAGTTTCATCATCAAATTTATAAAGGATTTTCCGCAGGTTGGTATTTTCGTTTTCAAAAACGGATGGGATTTTATGAAAAGTATGAAAATCTGGTGAAGGTTGGTAATGAGCATTATCCGGCATTCTCTACACTCGACCTGAAACTTAACTACAAGTATAATGACCTTCAGTTGAATTTGAGTATGAATAATCTGTACAATACTCATTATTTTGACAGAGGGAATATTCCTCAGCCGGGTTTTTGGTTGATGGGTGGTATTAGTTATACTTTTAGATAG
- a CDS encoding hemolysin family protein — protein MEIAIIVLLILLNGVFSMSEIAVISARKSSLKTEAKRGSKSAQTAIKLSENPDRFLSTVQVGITLIGILTGLYSGDVLAGDVSALFINLGLSANYAYPLARLGIVIIVTYFTIVLGELVPKRIGMSSAEKVAKAIARPMHYLSVIVSPFVWLLSKSSALIFRMLGISLSESKVTEEEIKSMVIEGAEDGEVQDVEKEIVERVFNLGDRDLESIMTNRGDIVWIDTDMTNDEIVTLIHKYPFDKYPVGTKDLDHVLGVVYLKDMFGKIESPDFDVKTVVRPVQFFSESMEVYSALADMKANHISYALVCDEFGAVRGIVTLKDILEALVGTLLDPQEEPAIVQRQDGSCLIDGQCSFYDFLVYFRMGDMYNKYDYNTVSGLILDKLGHIPKTGEILKWKGFIIEIVDMDGVRIDKILVKKN, from the coding sequence ATGGAAATCGCAATCATAGTTCTTTTGATATTATTGAATGGTGTTTTTTCAATGTCCGAAATTGCTGTTATCTCAGCACGCAAATCAAGTCTCAAAACGGAAGCAAAACGAGGCAGTAAATCTGCTCAGACTGCAATAAAACTGTCCGAAAATCCCGATCGTTTTTTATCTACTGTTCAGGTGGGAATTACACTCATCGGTATCCTCACGGGGCTCTATTCGGGAGATGTATTGGCGGGAGATGTATCGGCATTATTTATCAATCTCGGGCTTTCTGCAAACTATGCATATCCGCTTGCTCGGTTGGGTATTGTTATAATAGTTACTTATTTTACAATTGTTCTTGGCGAATTGGTGCCAAAACGTATTGGGATGAGTTCGGCAGAGAAAGTCGCTAAAGCTATAGCTCGCCCGATGCATTATTTGTCTGTCATTGTATCTCCTTTTGTATGGCTGTTATCCAAAAGCTCGGCTTTAATATTTCGCATGCTGGGTATTTCTCTGTCCGAGTCTAAAGTTACAGAAGAAGAAATTAAGTCGATGGTAATTGAAGGAGCCGAAGACGGTGAAGTACAGGATGTGGAAAAAGAAATAGTAGAACGTGTCTTTAATCTGGGCGATAGGGATTTGGAATCTATTATGACCAATCGGGGAGATATCGTATGGATAGATACGGATATGACAAATGACGAGATTGTGACGCTTATACATAAATATCCCTTTGATAAATATCCTGTAGGAACCAAAGATTTGGATCATGTGCTGGGTGTTGTTTATCTGAAAGATATGTTTGGGAAGATCGAATCTCCCGACTTTGATGTGAAAACTGTTGTACGCCCCGTTCAGTTCTTTTCTGAAAGTATGGAAGTGTACAGTGCTCTGGCTGACATGAAGGCTAATCATATATCATATGCTCTTGTTTGCGACGAATTTGGTGCGGTGAGGGGAATTGTTACGTTAAAAGATATTCTGGAAGCATTGGTCGGTACTTTGTTAGATCCGCAGGAAGAGCCGGCAATCGTACAGCGTCAGGATGGAAGTTGCCTCATAGATGGGCAATGCTCATTCTACGATTTTCTTGTTTATTTCAGAATGGGAGATATGTATAACAAATACGACTACAATACAGTAAGTGGTCTGATACTGGATAAGTTGGGGCATATACCGAAGACCGGAGAGATTCTGAAATGGAAAGGTTTTATAATCGAAATTGTAGATATGGACGGCGTTCGTATAGATAAAATACTAGTTAAAAAAAATTAA
- a CDS encoding YiiX/YebB-like N1pC/P60 family cysteine hydrolase, whose product MKTIVLILFLLLPFHISADNFKLQAGDLIFQESCSGDMGKAIKEVTSSIDQYHFTHVGMVYIDENDSIYVIEATHPRVAVTPLHEYLYPENDKGCYPVSVVGRLKTEYQCCIPRAIKEGFTLVGKEYDDGFVMNNDKYYCSEFIYEILLRANSGTAIFPLNVMTFKSPGSDEITEGWKEYFDKLHLPVPEGELGINPGAMSQSDVIDIVHYY is encoded by the coding sequence ATGAAAACAATTGTTCTTATTTTATTCCTATTGCTTCCATTTCATATTTCAGCCGATAACTTCAAGCTGCAAGCAGGAGACCTTATCTTTCAGGAGTCTTGTTCGGGAGATATGGGCAAAGCAATAAAGGAAGTGACATCGAGCATCGATCAATATCATTTTACCCATGTGGGTATGGTCTATATAGATGAAAATGACAGCATCTATGTAATCGAAGCCACTCATCCCAGAGTTGCTGTTACTCCGTTGCATGAGTATCTCTATCCCGAAAATGATAAGGGCTGCTATCCAGTATCTGTTGTGGGGAGGTTAAAGACAGAATATCAATGTTGTATACCCCGGGCAATAAAAGAAGGATTTACGCTGGTAGGGAAAGAATATGACGATGGCTTTGTGATGAATAACGATAAATATTATTGTTCCGAATTCATTTATGAGATATTATTAAGAGCAAATAGCGGGACTGCGATTTTTCCTCTTAATGTTATGACGTTTAAATCTCCCGGTTCGGATGAAATAACAGAGGGTTGGAAGGAGTATTTCGATAAACTGCATCTTCCTGTACCCGAAGGGGAACTTGGTATAAATCCCGGAGCAATGTCACAATCGGATGTAATAGACATTGTTCATTATTATTAA
- the pheT gene encoding phenylalanine--tRNA ligase subunit beta encodes MNISYNWLKDYLDFDLSPQETADALTSLGLETGGVEEVETVKGGLEGLVIGEVLTCVDHPDSDHLHITTVNVGQSEPLQIVCGAANVAAGQKVVVALVGTKLYSGDESFTIKRSKIRGVESLGMICAEDEIGIGTSHAGIIVLPADAKVGTPAKEYYNIQSEYILEVDITPNRIDGASHFGVARDLAAYLKQNKLKGSLKSPSVESFQLDEPNGGVPVKVENTEACPRYAGVTIKGVKVTESPEWLKNRLASVGLRPINNVVDVTNYVLQELGHPLHAFDVAHISGGTVIVKTLPEGTKFVTLDEVERTLSERDLMICNDKEGMCIGGVFGGLDSGVTENTTDVFLECAYFNPTWIRKSARRHGLNTDASFHFERGCDPNDTIYILKRAALLIQELAGGKIVGPIQDIYPNPVAKPTVELSYDKVNSLIGKVIEKETVKSILESLEITIEKETEDTLSLSIPTYRVDVLRDVDVIEDILRVYGYNNIEIGDSLKSNLSYETPTDKSYDLQNLISEQLTGSGFKEIMNNSLTKEAYYSDSQLYPVANSVRVINPLSNDLNVMRQTLIYGGLESIAYNRNHQNPDIKFYEFGNCYFYDASKKVEGETLKEYNEEFHLGMWLSGNNISNSWAAGDEKTSVYQLKAYVENILARLGIATNRYEYVQTSNEIFTAALDIQAKGKGKSLGVLGIVNKKLLKSQDINAEVFYAELNWDSLMKEIKKHSITYTEISKFPAVKRDLALLLDKNILFDQIEKIAYKAERKLLKNVSLFDVYEGKNLPEGKKSYAVNFVIQDDEKTLNDKQIDAIMQKIQKSLESELGAQLR; translated from the coding sequence ATGAACATCTCGTACAACTGGTTAAAAGATTATCTTGACTTCGATTTATCCCCTCAGGAAACTGCCGATGCCCTGACATCTCTCGGTCTCGAAACCGGCGGTGTAGAAGAAGTAGAAACAGTAAAAGGAGGCCTCGAAGGTTTAGTGATAGGTGAAGTACTCACTTGTGTAGATCACCCAGACTCAGACCACCTGCACATCACAACGGTAAACGTTGGGCAAAGCGAGCCACTGCAAATAGTGTGCGGAGCTGCAAATGTTGCCGCAGGACAAAAAGTGGTGGTTGCCTTGGTAGGAACAAAACTATATTCGGGCGATGAGTCTTTTACGATAAAGAGATCTAAAATCAGAGGTGTGGAATCGCTTGGTATGATATGCGCCGAAGACGAGATAGGAATAGGCACAAGCCATGCGGGAATCATCGTATTGCCTGCCGATGCTAAGGTAGGTACTCCGGCAAAAGAATATTACAACATACAGAGCGAATATATTCTCGAAGTAGATATTACGCCAAACCGTATAGACGGAGCTTCACACTTTGGAGTTGCCCGTGATTTGGCTGCATATCTGAAACAAAACAAACTAAAAGGGTCACTGAAAAGCCCATCAGTTGAAAGCTTTCAACTGGATGAACCAAATGGCGGAGTACCTGTAAAAGTAGAAAATACGGAAGCCTGCCCACGTTATGCAGGCGTAACAATAAAAGGCGTAAAAGTTACCGAAAGTCCTGAGTGGCTTAAAAACAGGCTTGCTTCTGTAGGCTTGCGCCCAATCAATAATGTAGTAGATGTTACCAACTATGTATTGCAAGAACTGGGACATCCATTACACGCATTCGATGTAGCTCATATCTCGGGAGGAACAGTAATTGTAAAAACCTTACCGGAAGGAACTAAGTTCGTCACACTAGATGAAGTAGAACGTACACTTAGCGAGAGAGACCTGATGATATGCAACGACAAAGAAGGCATGTGTATCGGTGGAGTATTTGGCGGATTAGATTCGGGAGTTACAGAAAATACTACCGATGTTTTCCTCGAATGTGCATACTTCAACCCTACATGGATACGCAAATCGGCACGTCGTCATGGGTTAAATACCGACGCTTCGTTCCACTTCGAACGTGGCTGTGATCCAAACGATACGATTTATATATTGAAACGTGCTGCTTTATTGATACAAGAACTTGCGGGTGGTAAAATAGTAGGACCGATACAAGATATATATCCTAACCCTGTAGCAAAGCCTACAGTAGAGCTATCGTACGATAAAGTAAATAGCCTGATAGGAAAAGTTATTGAAAAAGAAACTGTAAAATCTATTCTCGAAAGTTTAGAGATTACAATAGAGAAAGAAACAGAAGATACGCTTAGCCTGTCTATCCCTACCTACAGAGTAGATGTATTGCGTGATGTAGATGTGATCGAAGATATATTACGTGTGTACGGATATAACAACATAGAAATAGGCGACAGCCTGAAGTCAAACCTTTCGTACGAAACACCTACAGACAAAAGTTATGACTTACAGAACCTGATCTCTGAGCAATTGACAGGTAGCGGATTTAAAGAAATAATGAATAACTCGCTAACCAAAGAAGCTTATTATTCAGACTCTCAGTTATACCCTGTGGCTAACAGCGTACGGGTTATCAATCCGCTCAGCAACGACCTTAATGTGATGCGTCAAACATTGATTTACGGAGGTTTGGAGAGCATTGCATACAACCGTAATCATCAGAATCCTGACATCAAATTCTATGAATTCGGGAACTGCTATTTCTATGATGCTTCTAAAAAAGTGGAGGGTGAAACTTTAAAAGAATATAATGAAGAGTTTCATCTTGGCATGTGGCTTAGTGGAAATAATATAAGCAATAGCTGGGCAGCAGGCGATGAAAAGACATCTGTATATCAACTAAAAGCCTATGTTGAAAATATATTAGCTCGTTTGGGTATTGCTACGAATAGGTATGAATACGTACAGACATCGAACGAAATATTTACAGCAGCTTTAGACATACAAGCTAAGGGTAAAGGTAAATCGCTGGGCGTATTGGGTATAGTTAACAAGAAACTGCTGAAATCGCAAGATATCAATGCAGAAGTGTTCTATGCCGAACTGAACTGGGACAGCCTAATGAAAGAGATCAAGAAACACAGCATTACATACACGGAGATATCAAAATTCCCGGCTGTAAAACGTGACCTTGCTCTGTTATTAGATAAGAATATCCTTTTCGATCAGATAGAGAAGATAGCATACAAAGCCGAACGTAAGTTGTTGAAGAACGTTTCTTTGTTTGACGTATACGAGGGCAAAAATTTACCCGAAGGCAAAAAGTCTTATGCAGTAAACTTCGTTATTCAGGACGATGAAAAAACGCTAAACGACAAACAGATTGATGCCATCATGCAAAAGATACAAAAATCTTTAGAAAGCGAATTAGGTGCACAGTTGAGATAA
- a CDS encoding acetyl-CoA carboxylase biotin carboxylase subunit — protein MKNKNKIKSILIANRGEIAIRIAQTAKKMGIESVGIRTVKEPDAYYLTQVDRIVNFPDREINETPEFLDIECLVLLAKRNKIDAIHPGYGYLSENAEFATRCTEEGIIFIGPSPRIIQNMGDKITAKNIAAKGNVPMLGGSNGSVSTLDEAIEISKSIGFPVIIKASAGGGGRGMRIVRKQSDLKQMYLSASSEALAAFSNPSVFIEKYLENPKHIEIQIVADTHGNIIHLGERECSVQRKHQKLLEEAPSPALDDELRKKMTDAAVSLAREAKYISLGTVEFLLDKDKNFYFMEMNTRVQVEHPVTEMITGLDLIELQIRIANGEKLPITQDDVKLNGWAIECRINAEDVQANFSPCTGIIKAMSLPKGSNTRIDKGVVVGSEVTPFFDSMIAKLIIHGKDRDTAIARTIKALNRFHIKGIKTTIPFDKAVLHNKTFQKGDYNTSFIEKQLDSLVYREKDEDLFAALFSANQFKKQNQALAEKKEETDPWAMRNRINNM, from the coding sequence ATGAAAAATAAAAATAAGATAAAATCAATTCTTATTGCCAACCGCGGAGAGATCGCTATCCGAATAGCGCAGACCGCCAAGAAAATGGGCATAGAATCTGTAGGTATACGCACAGTAAAAGAACCTGATGCATATTATCTGACTCAGGTAGACCGCATCGTCAATTTTCCGGATAGGGAGATAAACGAAACACCTGAATTTTTAGATATAGAATGCCTTGTGCTATTAGCTAAAAGAAACAAAATAGACGCTATCCATCCCGGATACGGATATCTATCCGAAAATGCAGAGTTTGCGACCCGCTGTACAGAGGAAGGAATTATTTTCATAGGACCTTCGCCACGTATCATACAGAATATGGGTGACAAGATCACTGCAAAGAATATCGCAGCTAAAGGCAATGTACCCATGCTAGGGGGTAGCAACGGCAGTGTCAGCACACTGGACGAGGCTATCGAAATTTCAAAATCGATTGGTTTCCCTGTAATCATAAAAGCTTCTGCCGGAGGTGGAGGACGAGGGATGCGCATTGTACGCAAACAATCAGACCTCAAACAAATGTATCTGTCCGCTTCATCCGAAGCACTGGCTGCATTCAGCAACCCTTCTGTATTTATAGAAAAGTATTTGGAGAATCCGAAACATATTGAAATACAAATAGTAGCCGACACCCACGGTAATATTATCCATCTGGGAGAAAGAGAATGTTCGGTACAACGCAAACATCAGAAGTTGCTCGAAGAAGCCCCTTCTCCGGCTCTGGACGATGAGCTGCGGAAAAAGATGACCGATGCTGCTGTTTCACTTGCAAGAGAGGCTAAATATATAAGTTTGGGAACAGTCGAATTTTTGCTGGATAAGGACAAAAACTTCTACTTCATGGAGATGAACACCCGTGTGCAGGTAGAACACCCTGTAACCGAAATGATAACAGGATTAGACCTTATAGAGTTGCAAATACGAATTGCCAACGGAGAAAAACTACCGATTACGCAAGACGATGTAAAACTCAACGGATGGGCTATCGAATGCCGTATCAATGCAGAAGATGTGCAAGCTAACTTTTCACCTTGTACAGGCATCATCAAAGCAATGAGTCTGCCAAAAGGAAGCAATACTAGAATAGATAAAGGTGTAGTAGTAGGCTCTGAGGTCACTCCTTTCTTCGACTCTATGATTGCCAAATTGATTATTCACGGAAAGGATCGGGATACCGCCATTGCTAGAACAATCAAGGCTCTCAATAGATTCCATATAAAAGGTATAAAAACAACGATACCGTTCGACAAAGCTGTACTGCATAACAAAACATTCCAAAAAGGTGATTACAATACATCTTTTATCGAAAAGCAATTAGACTCACTCGTATATCGTGAGAAAGATGAAGACCTGTTTGCAGCACTATTCTCTGCCAATCAGTTTAAGAAACAAAACCAGGCACTTGCAGAGAAGAAAGAAGAAACAGACCCTTGGGCTATGAGAAACAGGATTAATAATATGTAA
- a CDS encoding acyl-CoA carboxylase subunit beta gives MKKSYEQFIARQELLKKQYDDTYYQKQHQRGKLTARERILLLFDEDTFEETDAYAPPATSSFGKTVKAFGDGVITGFGKVNGRLVYAYSQDFNVLGGSLGATHAAKIAKIQDMALKTGSPMVGLIDSGGARIQEGISSLDGYASIFKRNVLSSGVIPQISVIMGPAAGGAVYSPALTDFIFMTADTSYMFVTGPNVVKEVLNETVSTEDLGGASVHASKSGVADFVYSDDENTILGVKKLLSYLPSNNMENPPLTEPAETATRDDEQLRNIVPEDPDKPYDVKEVVRLIVDNGDFLEISENHAANIFTAFARIDGRVVGIVANQPKVMAGTLDTHSSVKGARFINICDAFNIPIVTLVDVPGFLPGTDQEHEGIIRHGAKLLYAYTFANVPKITIILRKAYGGAYIVMNSKGIGGDFSFAWPTAEIAVMGPDGAIAILFRKELNEAEDPALLKKELTDKYREEVTNPYIADEKGYIDEVIDPAVTKQKIASSLKALERKIELRPKRKHGNLPL, from the coding sequence ATGAAGAAATCATACGAACAGTTCATTGCTCGTCAAGAGCTCTTGAAGAAACAATATGACGACACATATTACCAAAAACAACATCAGCGAGGCAAACTAACTGCACGCGAACGCATCCTTCTTCTATTCGACGAAGATACATTTGAAGAAACAGATGCTTACGCCCCTCCTGCTACATCCTCATTCGGAAAAACAGTAAAAGCTTTTGGAGACGGAGTGATTACAGGATTCGGAAAAGTTAACGGACGTTTGGTGTATGCATATTCACAAGACTTTAATGTACTTGGAGGCTCTCTTGGAGCAACCCATGCCGCTAAAATAGCCAAAATACAGGACATGGCTCTCAAAACTGGTTCGCCAATGGTGGGACTTATCGACTCGGGAGGCGCGCGTATACAGGAAGGTATCAGCAGCTTGGATGGGTATGCAAGTATATTCAAAAGAAATGTGCTTTCCTCAGGTGTTATACCTCAAATATCAGTAATAATGGGACCTGCTGCCGGAGGCGCAGTATACTCCCCTGCCCTCACCGATTTTATATTCATGACTGCCGACACAAGCTATATGTTTGTTACAGGCCCTAACGTGGTGAAAGAAGTACTCAACGAAACAGTATCCACCGAAGATTTGGGTGGAGCCTCGGTACACGCTTCAAAATCGGGAGTAGCGGACTTTGTATATAGCGACGACGAAAATACAATATTGGGCGTCAAGAAATTGCTATCCTACCTCCCATCAAATAATATGGAAAATCCGCCGCTCACCGAACCGGCAGAAACGGCAACACGGGATGATGAGCAACTCCGAAATATTGTACCCGAAGATCCGGACAAGCCTTACGATGTAAAGGAAGTGGTGAGATTGATCGTAGACAATGGTGACTTTTTGGAAATATCGGAAAACCATGCGGCGAATATATTTACAGCATTTGCCCGTATCGATGGCCGTGTTGTGGGAATAGTAGCCAACCAGCCCAAAGTAATGGCAGGGACACTCGATACACACTCTTCGGTAAAAGGAGCACGTTTCATCAATATTTGCGATGCATTCAATATACCAATTGTAACGCTGGTGGATGTTCCGGGATTCCTTCCGGGAACCGATCAGGAACATGAAGGCATTATCCGCCACGGAGCAAAGCTTTTGTATGCTTATACATTTGCCAATGTACCTAAAATAACAATTATCCTCCGAAAAGCATATGGTGGGGCATATATCGTGATGAACAGCAAAGGAATTGGAGGTGACTTTAGTTTTGCGTGGCCTACTGCCGAGATTGCAGTGATGGGACCCGATGGCGCTATCGCTATTCTTTTCCGCAAGGAATTGAACGAAGCGGAAGATCCGGCTCTACTGAAAAAAGAACTTACCGACAAATATCGAGAAGAGGTTACAAATCCGTATATAGCAGACGAAAAAGGATATATAGATGAAGTGATAGACCCTGCTGTAACCAAACAGAAAATTGCTTCGAGCCTTAAAGCCCTCGAACGCAAAATCGAGTTACGTCCTAAGCGTAAGCATGGTAATCTACCTTTGTAA